Genomic DNA from candidate division Zixibacteria bacterium HGW-Zixibacteria-1:
ACCTGACATCCACTACTCCCCAAATTCTCCTTGAATATCAACAGGCCCTCTCGTACCCCAGTCTGCCTGGTAAAACCCTTCCTCCAAATATTTTTGTATCGATGTACTTTTGTAATCAAATGGGCTTTTCACCAAACCATGTTTAACCGGGTTATAATGTATATAATCAATATGGCTATTCATATCTCTCTGATCACGAATAATATGATCCCAAAAACGATTCTGCCAAACCCGACCGCATTTCAGTCCATTGATAGATCTATAAGCCCCGGCAAATTTCAACTTTATTCCTTTCATAATCTCAGAGAGATTATGTTCAATAGGTCGGATGATCAAATGGAAATGGTCGGGAATTATAACCCAGGCTTTTAATTCAAACGCCATTTGATTTTTTATAAAATCAAAAGCTCGCCATAATTCATTTTCGTTTTCAACAAGAATCGGTATGCGCTCATAAGTAACGCAAGTTACGAAATAAGTATGTCCTTTTTCATAATAACGGTGTAATTTTGACATATCAGGACCTTAATATCTGTCTCCAATTTTTTTAACAATGTCAGGAGTGCAAGACTCCTGACCTACACTTACTTGCTTTTATACCACTTTACCTTCACCATTCCATCTACCCATAAAAGGTGATCCTTTGAATTTAGATTGGGATACATAAATGGTTGCAATTCATGCCTATCCATGGTAAATAAAAAAACACGATCAAGCAGACTTGAATAAAAATCATATTCATCTTTCCATTTATCAATAATAAAAAAATTCCTTATTAGACCAAATAAAGTGACTTCTATGTATAGAATATTATCACAAGATAATCTCAGTATGAAATAATGACACTTATCAAAAGGAATGTCTTCAAGTTTTTCACAAAATCTAAAATTATTAGCTGTATTGGAAAAAATATAATTTTTCAATTCATCATCGATTTTTATGCGATTTTCCGTGCTACTATTATCGACAGAAATAAATCTTCTTAACGAATTTCTCAGACTTGGAATCAATAAAAAATTACGCAAACACATAAATTCATATAACATTTTAAAGATAAATTTAAAGTCTGGATCTCGAGTTCCTTCCATTTTAATTATAGTCTTTTTTGTTAAGTAATCTCTTTTGGAAATTACAATATTATCATATCTAAATTCAGTTTTATCCGTATCATTAAAAAAATCCTCGAGTGGTTTTGTTGGAATATCCGGATATTTTTTTTAATTTTGCCAATTCTTATTTGTTTTGATTTCATATTGGAAGCTATTAAGGTTTTTTCATCCAACCATTTAATTCTAGGAATAGCTACACTTCCTTTAAAGTCAACTTCTACTTCATTCTCCGCATCAATTTTCTTTAAATTCCTATACGCAACTTCTTCATTTGCTAACCCAAGCCTTACCATAGCTGCAGTTATAAAAGCATTATCTTTTGCCCTTACTTCTATTTTACTCCCTAAAAAATTGTTACATTGATCACACGAAATTTTCGGTTGAAACCATCCTCCCAAGAATTGAGGGATAAGGTGGGACTTACTCAAATTACTTTTCTCGCCACACCAAATACAGGTGTCAGACACAACCGTATTCCCTATTGAATATAACTTTGGTTTGAGATTCATTGTTATTTTATCATATTTAATAACTTATTCCAAATCACCCTCACACCATCCGCATGATCAGACCCACTACCGTGTCGAAACTGATCGGCATCAGCAAGATCAAAAACATCCAGACCATCGCCCGCCTCATGGCAGCCTCCGCATCAATCCGACCACTTTCCCGGCAATCTGGAACTGCGGCGAATTGCGGTCCACCACGATCGGCTCATAAGCATCGTTTTCCGGTTTGAGAATAATCCGCCCGCTCTTCGGCTGATACCGTTTGACCGTCGCCTCTTCGCCGATTATAGCCACCACGATATCACCCGGCTCGGCATCCTTCTGCTTCTTGACCAGAACATAATCACCGTCGAAAATTCCGGCATTTTTCATCGAATCGCCCTGAACCCGTAGAGTGAATGTTTCACCGGACGGCAGAAAACTGGTATCGACGGCAAATTCCCCTTCGACATTCTCGATCGCATCAATCGGATTACCGGCCGGAACAGCACCTACCAGCGGCACTTTCCGGACCGGCCCGGACAAGGCCCGCACCAGCTCGATTCCGCGCGAAATCAATTCCTGCCGACGGATATACCCCTTCTTTATCAAAGCTTCCAAATGCGCCCGGACACCGTTCGTGGAACTGATATTGAACTTCAGCCCGATTTCCCGGATAGTCGGCGATTTGCCGACCTCACCGATCATATTTTCGATATACTCCAGAATCTCCCGCTGCCTTCGGGTCAATGATTCTCTGACCATATTGACTCCTTGTATTTGAAAACCACTGATTTCAACTTAATTTCTCCAAACAAAAGCTACTGCACATTTGTTCAGATGTCAAGTTAATTTATCGGAAACGCCCCTGTTTCCTTGATATGTGATATTGGTTCTGCCCGACATCTACTTTCATCCCATATTTAAAAAAGTATTGAAAAAAAGAAAATATTTGTTATAATTCTGGTTTATAAGATTTTAAGGATTAAATTACTATGATGAAAATACTTGTCGTTGGTTCCGGCGGGCGGGAACATACGCTCGTCTGGAAACTAAAACAATCCCGATTGGTGGGAAAAATCTACGCCGCTCCCGGCAATGCCGGTATCAGCCTGCTCGCCAATTCGATCAATATCAAGGCTGATGATATCAAAGGCCTGGCCAATTTTGCTGAAAATCACCATATCGACTTAACCGTCGTCGGCCCGGAACTTCCTCTTACCCTTGGCATTGTCGATGAATTTCAAAAACGCGGCCTGCGCATTTTCGGCCCGTCGCAACTGGCGGCCGAAATCGAAGGCTCCAAGGCTTTTGCCAAGGAGTTTATGAGAAAATATCATATCCCAACCGCCCCTTTTCAGATTTTTACCGAAGCTTCCGAAGCCATCTCATTTATCCGCTCGGCAGCGATGCCGGTCGTAATCAAGGCCAGCGGCCTGGCGGCCGGAAAAGGCGCCGTGGTCGTTCACAGTCATGACGAAGCGGCCGAGACCATCGATAAGATGATGGTAAAAAAGATTTTTGGCGAAGCCGGAAATAAAGTTGTCGTGGAGACTTTCCTCAAAGGGCAGGAACTTTCGGTCATGGCCTTCACCGACGGCAAAAATATTAAAATGATGCTTACGTCACAGGATCATAAGCAAATCGGCGAAGGCGATACCGGCCCCAATACGGGCGGCATGGGCGCTTATTGCCCGGTTCCGTTTGTCGAGGATACCATTTTGACCATGATCAAAGAACATATCCTCGAACGAACCATTTCCGGCCTCGAAAAAGAAGGGCGGAATTACAAGGGTGTTTTATACGCCGGTTTGATGCTGACCGAATCCGGCCCGAAAGTTATCGAATTCAACTGCCGTTTCGGCGATCCGGAAACACAGGCGGTCCTGCCGCTGCTCAATTCGGACCTGGCCGACATCTTTATCGCCATCGCCGATGGAAACCTATCCATAATCGACGATCTGGACTGGGTGCCCGGCGCGGCAGTCTGCGTCGTGCTCGCTTCCAAAGGTTATCCCGGAAAATATGAAACTCAGAAGCGAATTTTTGGTTTAAGGAATTACAGCGACAGGAAATGCTATCTGTTCCATGCCGGAACCAGAAGAGAAGGGAAAAATTGGGTTACTGAAGGCGGACGCGTTATGGGAGTTACCGCGGTTGACAAAGATCTCCCGGCGGCGCTTTCGAAAGCTTACGGTCTGATCGAAAGAATCAAATTTGATGGAATGTATTTCAGGAGTGATATTGGTTTCCGGGCACATACACATGTCAATGTAGGGATATAAGTTATGCCAAAGGTTTTGATTTTAATCGGTTCCAAATCTGATATGGTGTACGCCGAAGAATGTCAGAAAATGCTGGATGGCTACGGAATCGAAAACAGCCTGGAAATATCATCGGCGCATCGCGAACCGGACAAGACGGATGATCTGGCTAAGAACGCCGCCGCCAACGGCTTTGAAGTTGTCATATGTATGGCCGGAATGGCCGCCGCCCTGCCCGGTGTGGTTGCCGCCCGGACCAGGCTGCCGGTTATCGGGGTGCCGCTTCCGGCCTCACTCGACGGACTGGATGCCCTCCTGGCGATAGCACAGATGCCATCCGGAGTGCCGGTGGCGACCATGGGAATCGGCAAGGCGGGAGCCAAAAACGCGGCAGTTCTGGCAGCGCGAATATTGGCCGTGAAATATCCCGAGATAAACGGAAAGCTCTGATCAGTCGTCTTAGGCTTGTTGGAATTTCCTGCAAACTTATGAGCGAATAATTGTAGAATATAATAAATAGGAAAGGAGTTGTTTGATGAATGCACATGCCCGGTCTGGAAAAAAATATTTATTTCTTTTCCTTGCAGTCGTTTTCGGCCTGACATTGCTGGCTTCATCTGCTTTCTCCGGTGACCCGGAAAAAGCCAAGAGTTTCTTTAATTCCGCTTTGACCCTGCAAAAAGAAGGTAATGACTCGCTGGCCGTCAACGAGTATAAGCAGGCCATCAAAGAGGACCCCCAGTTTATCGATGCCTACATCAATCTGGGCTCGATCTATTTTGGAGGTAATAATCTCAACGAAGCCGTGACCCAATTCAAGAAGGCTACCGAAGTTGCCCCCGGCAATCCTGACGCCTGGGCCAATCTGGGCAGGACCTATTACAAACAGAAAAAATATCTCGAGAGCGAACAGGCTTACAAAAAAGCCCTCGAAATCAAAAGCGATTACGTCGAGGTCTATAAGGATTTGGGATTGATCTATCACAAACAAAGTAACTGGCCGGCGCTGGTGGAAAATATGGCCAAGTACACTGAAAGTGTTAAGGACGATTATCTTTCGTTATATCTGCTTGGAAAGGGCTACCAGAATCTCAAGAAGTATCCCGATGCCATTGCGGCCTATAATCAAACCATCAGCCTGAAGCCTGACTATTTCAATGCCTATAACAGCCTCGGACAGATCTATCAGAATCAGAACAAGAATCTTGATGCTTACAAAATGTTCCAGAAAGCGGCCAATATCAGCCCGGATAATTATCTCACTCTTTATAACATGGCTATCTCATATGAGACCGAATATCAGGAGGACAAGGATAAAATCGATCAGGTCATTGCCAACTGGGCCAAGTTTGTCAAAGTTGCCAAAACTAACCCGAAAGCAAAATTGATTGTCGGCGGCGCTGAAGAGCATCTGGTTGATCTGAACGAATTGAAGACACATTACGAAGAGGAAGCGGCCTCTAAATTATAATTTCTCTGCAGCAATTTAAAAAGCCCGCCTTATGGCGGGCTTTTTTATTGCAGGTAACACACCGGCTCTTTTGCTTTAAACCATAATTTGATGTAACATATGTTAATACATTGTTAAATAAGCTATTAACAATAGCCAACACTAAAAATATAGTCGACAGCCCGGGAGTAAAGGAAATAAGGATGACTGCTTCAAAAAGAAGCAAAAATATGCCGGGACACTCGACTTTTTCTTGACAACTCGAAGTATCTAATTTATTATGATAATGAAAAAGAGAGTTCTTCTTTGAGATCCCTGGGTCCAACTTAATCCCCTCTGGATCCAGCCAAAGAAAACTCTCTAAATTTTTCTGCCCCTTTTTTATCGGACGAATAAGATTCTACTGATCGAATTCAACCGATTCAAAATCATCCCAGTCGACAACTATTTCATCACGACCGTCCATGACAATGATGCCTTTATTGTCGCTGTCAACATCGTTGGAGCCTCTCAGCTTAAAGGTCCGGCCGTCCTTGAGTGTCACCATACTTGTCCGCGACGACATCTTTTCGATCGCTTTAATCATGCCGAATTCGATGTCGAATTCCACATCGCGCATATCGCCGTTCAGAATCTCCCAGGTAAATTCTTCGTCG
This window encodes:
- a CDS encoding transposase, producing the protein MSKLHRYYEKGHTYFVTCVTYERIPILVENENELWRAFDFIKNQMAFELKAWVIIPDHFHLIIRPIEHNLSEIMKGIKLKFAGAYRSINGLKCGRVWQNRFWDHIIRDQRDMNSHIDYIHYNPVKHGLVKSPFDYKSTSIQKYLEEGFYQADWGTRGPVDIQGEFGE
- a CDS encoding phosphoribosylamine--glycine ligase, producing the protein MKILVVGSGGREHTLVWKLKQSRLVGKIYAAPGNAGISLLANSINIKADDIKGLANFAENHHIDLTVVGPELPLTLGIVDEFQKRGLRIFGPSQLAAEIEGSKAFAKEFMRKYHIPTAPFQIFTEASEAISFIRSAAMPVVIKASGLAAGKGAVVVHSHDEAAETIDKMMVKKIFGEAGNKVVVETFLKGQELSVMAFTDGKNIKMMLTSQDHKQIGEGDTGPNTGGMGAYCPVPFVEDTILTMIKEHILERTISGLEKEGRNYKGVLYAGLMLTESGPKVIEFNCRFGDPETQAVLPLLNSDLADIFIAIADGNLSIIDDLDWVPGAAVCVVLASKGYPGKYETQKRIFGLRNYSDRKCYLFHAGTRREGKNWVTEGGRVMGVTAVDKDLPAALSKAYGLIERIKFDGMYFRSDIGFRAHTHVNVGI
- the purE gene encoding 5-(carboxyamino)imidazole ribonucleotide mutase, which translates into the protein MPKVLILIGSKSDMVYAEECQKMLDGYGIENSLEISSAHREPDKTDDLAKNAAANGFEVVICMAGMAAALPGVVAARTRLPVIGVPLPASLDGLDALLAIAQMPSGVPVATMGIGKAGAKNAAVLAARILAVKYPEINGKL